A region of the Microcystis aeruginosa FD4 genome:
ATCTAGTACAGTACAACGATGGATTCCGTACCGGACTGATCGGCACAAAAGAACAGGTAGCCGAAAAAATCCAGCAGTTTCACGCCGTGGGGGTCGATTTGATTCTCGGTGGTTTCCTGCACTATACGGACGATTTACCCGCCTTCGGTCGCGAGGTGATCCCGCTCGTGCGGCAACTGGAATCCCGTCGTTCCCCCAGAGAAGAGTTCGCCCTAGTTTAAGCGAAAGAAAGAAATACACTAAGGAAAAAATCAAATCGTAATGGAAGGGATTAGTCTCGCTAAGGCAGCTCTACTTGGACCGAGCGAGGGAATTGTCACCCTGATCGCGTTAGGTCTGGCTATGTTGATTGTTTCCTACTACGCTAAGTGGAAACTGGTAAAAAACACCCACGATTTTGTGATTGCCGGTCGCAAGCTGGGTTTAGGATTCGGGATTGCCGGCTTACTTTCCGTCTGGACTTGGGTGATCGGGATTTTACTGCCGATCGGGGTCACCTTTAAGTACGGATTATCGGGCTTATTTTGGTTTACCGTCCCCAATGGTGCAGCGGTCATTGCCGTGATTCCCTTTGCCAAAAAGTTACGGCGATTGATGCCCCACGGTTATACTATCAGCGAGTTTATCTCCGCTCGTTACGCGGGAGCAAAATTGGCTCGCGTGGTCGTAGTCGCTGGTATCCTCTTCGGGGCGATCCAAATTGTCACGGTGAATCTCAAGGGAGCATCCCTGATGGTGGCGACGATCTTCGGTCTTCCAGAGGGGGTAGTGGCAACCATCTCCTCGATCGTTATTCTCCTGTACATCAGTTTAGGGGGACTCTGGGCATCCATGGCTACTTCTACCTTGATGTGTCTGCTGATTATGGTTCCCTCTGTCCTGGTCACCACGGCGATCTTAGGCCAGGTGGGCGGGGCGGAAGCCTTGTGGCACACCGTACAGAGTCAGGGCGGCGAACTTCTTTCGGTGACGCGACCGGATGCCTTCCAGAATTTCGGCTTAACCTTCGCCCTCGCGCTGATTACCGCCACGATCGCAGGACAGGAATTCTGGCAGGTGGCTTGGGGGATCAAAGAACGGGAATTAGGCAAAACCTTTTTCTGGGGTGGGGGACTCTACTATGTGGTCGCCCTCTGTCTAGGGGTGGTAGGGCTGGTGGGCATCGCGCTCAAGGTGGATCTGGCCCGGGATATTGGTGGTGATCCCGCCGCATTGGGTCCTTTTTTGATTTCCCATTTAGGCTTGCCCGATTGGGTGATCTACCTGTTCGTGATCATTGTGCTGTCGGCCTGCTATTCCACCTGTGACGGCACATTGGCGGCGGTTAGTTCGGTTTCTGCGGTGGATGTGATCAAGCCCCTGTTCCCCGATATTTCCGATCGCTCCCTCTTCGCTTGGACGCGGTTTTCGATGGTCTTAGCGGCGGGAATTTCGGTGGCGGTGGTGCTATCGGGAATCGATCTGGTGACGCTGGTACTGGGGACTTCCATCATCCGCGCCGCCGTTCTCGTACCCCTGATACTGTCGATCATCTGGTCGCGAATGAATGCCACGGCCTTTACCGCCGGGACGATCATCGGTCTGATTGCCGGGGTTTTCACCCTCGCCAAGTTCGGCGAGGAGATCGGTACCTATACGGTAGTCGCAGTCAGCACGATCGTCCCAATTGTGATTGCCTTGACCAATTCCCGACGCTTCGATTACACCCAACTACGTCAGGCACAGGATCTATCCGAGATACCGGACACTTCTTCTGTCGCGCTGCGATAAGTTTTCACAGAATCACGATCATGAATAGTCTCTTGCAGATGATACCGCCCTCCTTGCGGACTTGGGCGAAGCGGCTCGGCTATTTCCTGGGCGGCACGATACTCACGGTTTTCTATGCCGGAGCGGTTCCCGCCCAAAGTCTCCCTAGTCGTCCCCTAACTCAAAATCCCTATTCCCCGACCACCATTATCGCCGGTGTTATTGCCGCTATCATCACGATTTTCTTTCTGCGGGGAATGTATCTCGTCTTGACCTACGCTTCGGCAACCTATGGACTCGAAGAGGAGGAAGAAGAGGGGAATCTAGAAGGGAGCCAGGAAAACAATGCCTTACTCTCTGGAGCCTTCGGTTGGATTATCGGTTCGGCTCTGATCATTACTTCCTACGGATTCGGCGGTCGGTTCTTGTATATCGGCCCGATCGTCTGTTTGCTCGGCCCTCTCGTTCCCATTTTCGCCATGAACCGCGATATCCAGAAATACCGGCAAGTTTTGGCCCGTAGGGCGAGATATCAGTCCTCGCGCTCTCTGTATTAAAAGCTAGGCCACTCTATCTCACAGTCTAGGAGTAGTAACCATGACCACGTTAGTAAATGTTGAAACGGAACCGACCGCCCATCTGATTCAAGACGATCGAGAAGCGATCGCTATGGCCAAAGAACTGGCCGCAGAATTTCTCCAAGAGGATTCCCTCCGCGATCGCGAACGCCGTCTACCGGTGG
Encoded here:
- a CDS encoding sodium:solute symporter family protein, encoding MEGISLAKAALLGPSEGIVTLIALGLAMLIVSYYAKWKLVKNTHDFVIAGRKLGLGFGIAGLLSVWTWVIGILLPIGVTFKYGLSGLFWFTVPNGAAVIAVIPFAKKLRRLMPHGYTISEFISARYAGAKLARVVVVAGILFGAIQIVTVNLKGASLMVATIFGLPEGVVATISSIVILLYISLGGLWASMATSTLMCLLIMVPSVLVTTAILGQVGGAEALWHTVQSQGGELLSVTRPDAFQNFGLTFALALITATIAGQEFWQVAWGIKERELGKTFFWGGGLYYVVALCLGVVGLVGIALKVDLARDIGGDPAALGPFLISHLGLPDWVIYLFVIIVLSACYSTCDGTLAAVSSVSAVDVIKPLFPDISDRSLFAWTRFSMVLAAGISVAVVLSGIDLVTLVLGTSIIRAAVLVPLILSIIWSRMNATAFTAGTIIGLIAGVFTLAKFGEEIGTYTVVAVSTIVPIVIALTNSRRFDYTQLRQAQDLSEIPDTSSVALR